CAAGTGGTTTACCTGATAGATCAATAATTTTTCTTTAGGACAAGGGGATTCAATTCAAAGTGCCCGAATCACACAGTAGTATGTCTGCTGCTGTTAAAACCTTTACAATTGTTTTAATGTTGCTGACAGGTGTACATTTGTTGGGATCAAATaaagcacaaaaagaaagagatgTAAGCAGTGACAAGATAATCAAGAGATGCAACTCTTTGCACTCAAATCTCAGTGCTCGCAATAAATGAAGACTCCCATGTAggcatttaacattttaacattgaATGCATGGCTTACTGTCTGAATAAAGTCTGCACAGTTAAAAGTTTGCACTGCAACATGGCAGTAAGTTCACTGTAtctacagtcaccagatctcagttcaGGGGAGCACCTTTAGGATGTGGTGGAGATTTAAGCCAGCAAAAGAGGATCTGACCAAATACTGGCAAGATGTACCTGATGAAATGCCCAGTGAGAGTATATTAATTTATACAGTTTAATCCTATCTTATAAGATCACTACCAAATATTACTTAAAACTGACTTCAAATCACAAGTTAAAATTTTATCAGCTACTAGTAAATGCCATTTATCCTACACCAAGGTCAACACTAATGTTTCCACACTAAAGTTTATCTTAGCTATAAAAGCAGTAGTGTGTCTAAGGCCTATAGTATGATGTTACCTTGCCCTTGCTCTGCAGGTGGTGATGGTGCAAGTTTCTGGCAGCAATCATGGCGAGCTGTCTCTGGATCCACTGTAACTCCCTCTGAGACTCCCTCAGCAGGTTCTCCACATTAGCACTGGACTTGTGATCCCGCATTATCACCTGCAACACCAGTCTGCAGGTTACATAGTGAATCTATGATGCAAACCTCATAttctgcacgcacacacactgacgGTGCAATGCTGGAACAGTGCCGTCAGCATATATACAAAGAGAAGCATGTACGCATCATTGAATAATCAAGAACTATTGCTTTTTGACCAGCATCAATAGGTGTCATTTATTAAAGTTGAATACTTAAGGATTTTGAGCTACCTTTGTACTTTGTGTCTGgttcagatttatattttagtttcaCTAAACTTCACCTGAAAATAGAGCATATTTATGTGCATTCTTTAGTAGTTCAAAAACCTATCCATCTAATCACCATGTTtccaaacaaacaataacatatAGTGTGTTTGATCGatattaaaatgacaaataactGTACATCATGAACAAAAAGcatttcaaatatttcattATAATTCATAATTATTGTTTTCTCAATGCAAAATTCAAATTGTTGCAGTGCATAAGCTAAAAACGAAAGGTCTGCTGCTGAGAAAAAGCACTAATGCACTAATAAAGAGCTTTTGACACTTACTGTACAAATCCTTCATcttctttcattaaaaaaatcaacacgcaacttgttttttcattttgagaAACACATTCAGTCCTTGAGAGTaaaagccacatttttaaacgATGAATCATTATTCCAGTTGAACTCCGTTGCCACCCGCACAAGTTCGTCCACATATACATGTAAGCACTGACTagtatgttcatgtgtgtgtccatgtgcgtgtgcgtgtgtgttatcACTGAGAGAGAGCTTCATTCGGTTACATAAGAGAGGATtagtgcacagacacacagtgaaggggtgtgtgagtgtgtggaggGTATGGTGGAGGGGGGCATGGAAAATACAACAGCTCATATTAATTGATACTAAATCTCCATCTATGTTGACATGCTTTGTGCGTTTGGTCAAACAGACACTGACTTCCACACTGGAGTGTTGCATTCACACTAACCATACAGAGCACAGATACATGCAGGGTAGAGACGGTTAATGATGCTTGCACCTCAGGGGATTTGACTTATTGGACTCTACCTAATCTACACTAACAAATGCTCCAATGTCTGACtgtctgttttttcatttgtgtttttttaatactaACAAGATCagattccttcttttttttcctttttgcttttcctttttgattcattcattcaaaaagtggcttttttaaaataaatgaatgccaTTGTGTTAAAAACTAATgaccaaagacaaaaaagaataataactgggctcttcttcttcttcttcttcttccattgTTTCTCTAACCTCGGCCAAATGCTTGAACAGATTCTCTGTGCTGACTCACCTTGGACAGCTTTTACTTCCTTGCAGGGGattgtggaggaggaggaggacagacaacaacaacaacagcagcagcacacagagCTCAGGAGTCTTACAGATTTATGCAAAGCATCCCACCCTTCAAAGACCTCTATGAACCACCTCTGAGAGCCAAAGCATCTCTGTCGCAGATTTATCAAAGGCAGAGAGAGTGACATTATCCAGGcctgatcatttttatttatatattaaataatCTATAAAtccattattttaattaattccattacagtatttttttttaaattcaaaaccATCCCCTTTCTCTAAAGATTTAAGTTTATTACTGTGGTGAGGCAATGTACTTAGCTCATATTGATTCTGAGCAAATAGCTCTTCACTGTTTACACACAAGTAATAAGAGCTCATTTAAAGAAGACAAATGAACTAGAAACTGAATTTAGAAGTGGATTCATTGCATTGtttgaaattatattttattaagttAGCTGTGAATGGCTGTTAAGTGTTAGCGTTGTACACAACTGTTCAGGagctgaaaaaaatgtgtttgcaaaTATTATGGACTAATAGATATAATGCTGCATCATAAAAACTGCAAACGCCTTCATCTATGATGCTTTAAAACTTCTGCAAGGACTGTATTTCATAGTTCTTACCCATTTAACAAATGGTCTTCAgcttctctcatcctcttcaCAAAGATCGTGTTTGGCTGGGTAGTATCATGCCCATCTTGTAGTTCACCATAAGCGAAGCCTACAAAAATTATAAATAGATTTTCTAATCTTCAAAACTGTAGGGATTTACTGCGGACTCCGTAGCTTCCATGGTTTGTTGCATGTGGCGTGTGTCTCAGTACATTTTTGGAGCGCTTCTCCCTCATATGACTTGTTCTTTTGAAACAGAATTCAGTTATGATTCAGAATCTTTCTCTCACAGCGCTCTTGTACCCAAGGCGGCCTGCTGTGTGCCCATATGGCAAACTTAACAAGAGCATGAAATATGAACAGCAGACGGAAAAAGATCATCTAAGGCAAACCTTAACCTCACCTGTATGAGGGGAGAACACCCTCGATAAGGCCTGGCTGTATCCTTGCAGTGTAATTAACTGTGATGTTTTAATGTAGGTTTAAGATATGACACACAGAACTGTGCAAACGTTTTGAGTACTccttaatttctttatattttgctaagaAATTAGGAAACATGTacaatggaaataaaaacaaagtatatAACTCAAACATATGGACAACATTTATTCTTCAAACAGCCTAAACTCTCTAAGGCAGCTttcttcccatatggaaaagatatatataaatcttataaggtttttatctgtcttgtatgacacttgtatgaaaagcatacaagagtgaaaacacatataagatcccttgaaaaattatataatgaaacttgtatgttttgtatacttactaaaaaaatatatgagagtaatgagaaagtggccactttcatgagtaactcgtatatgtttttactatttcttttccatatgggttcttcttttctttaagtCGTTTTCGGGAATAGCTCTCCAGGTTTCTTGAGGAAATTCACatctcttctttggatgttggatgGCTTTTGCTctattctctgtcaagatgatcccacactgcttcaataatgtgaGGTTCGTGCTCTGTGGAGACCAATTCATGACTGATAGTATTCcattgtgtgctttttttcccagctTTCCCCAGCTGGTTTTGCATGTAGGATCCAGGTCTGAATGTATCAATTTTGACGTGATCGCCAACACCACTGTcggcagccccaaaccatgacagcgCCTCTACCATGTTTTAACCATGCCTATAGACCCCCACTATTGTACCTCTGTCATGACACAATGGGGATTTGAAgtaaaaactttaaatataGATTCTCAATGCTTCTTGCTATTGATTTTTAGTCCAGATCAGGTGAAATTTGGCATACTTCAGCTTCTTCTCCCCACTCCCCTGCATTATGAATGGCTTCTtcacagccacccttccactaagaccatttctgatgagacttCAATGAACATTAGACACATCAACTGAAGGGCCACATGCATCTCTCAGCTTTTGTATCATGTCTTTGCTGGATGCTTTGCCATTTTCAACAGTAATGACTTTAAGACCGTTCATCTGCTGTAAATACGTTTTTTAGGCCTGACACtacacaccatgctgagatatacCAAGttttttggctaatagctctttaAGAACACCTTGCTGATGCAAATCATCATAacatttcctttgttttgttttttcaaatattCAACTAAACTGTTATGATTCATAAAACAAGGGCAGTGATAAGtggcttaagaaaaaaaactgttcctctgaaaatggtcaggtacaaggaccgGAGCAAAGAAACAACCACTGTCCAAAGATAACGAGGGGTGACGAGATTTTTGCTCAGGACAGTATAACAAATTGAGCATCTCCTGCCTGATTTTGGAGGACCAAAATGCAGCcacattaagtgaaaatacGCACTGAATGACTTTGTTGTTTAACTGGAAGCAGAAAACCTGAGTTTTAGCATAGCTTAACATTTACCAACAATTTCCTGTTTACATTCTTTCTTTGAATTCTTGAAATTGTGTATAATTGATTTCAAGTAACAATGCCTTCAAAGACCATCAGTtctagaaaatgtttttattggcaTACAACAGTCACACATCGAGGACAGTAatatagaatttaaaaaagcaaaaaagcatcTAATTTTCATGGAGAAGATTTGGGCAACACTTTCTGAAAAGCACTTGAGATAAAAGATGAACGAGTGTAAAAAGGTTCTAACAAGGCAAACGTGGTCCGTTGTTTTGACTCATTTTATGCCAGACAGAAGTGCTGTCCTAACACGTCTCCCCCTCCTTTTAGTAACCGTGTGGCAGTTTCAAATTCCAGTGGGACGCTCTTGATCTCGGGTTGCTTCAGGTCTTTTTCCATcagctgtgaaaaagaaaatgaaataacttaTTCATCTAAACCAAATTTAATTTGACCAGAAATAAGAGGAAAACTAATTCTTGAAGCGTCACCTCATACGTTGTGACCTCTAGTGTCTCACTGATGTCATCCTCCTGTTCTGACAAAGGTGTGTTGATCAGCAGTGCAGCTTTAGCCACATCTGGATGGTAATGCTTTTGCAGCGACTATAGAAAAGACGACaggaaaatgtgtcattttagtGACTCCTCCACTTAAATTGGACTTTCAATCGTTTGTGACATCTCTTCAACATGTTTTccccaaagagaaaaaaatgagaaatatcaAAACTCAAAAGTCAGTTGTCATCAGCGACAGAGGTAATTCATTTGGGAATCTAAAGTTATTGCCTGCACACCTTAATTTCCCACAAGCTGCTTTCTAAGGCACGGCACTGAGCAGGATCCTCTTCATCCGTCAGATAAGGATCCTCAAAAGGTTCTGTCAccacacaaaagcaaacatttatcACATATCCTACAGACAATTCATAGACTGTTAACACACCGATCCCAACTACAAAAGTCTGAAACTCACCATCTTCTGCGCTGGGCTTGTGAATGAGGACTCTGCAGGACGGGTGGCGACGGATCAGGTTGTAGATGAAGGGCAGCACTATGAGAAGGGCTGTAGGCGGTGCCGTGAGAGCCAGGCGAGCCAGACGTTTGGCAAATGCAGCCACTAAGTAAACTGGCAAGTGACTGAAGGAAACCAAAAACAGAACATGCATTTTAGCAATGTAGATCCTGAGCTTTCATGCTCATTATTTAAGTAGTAGGACGCTTATATTTGGTCTGTTTAGCAGCTTAAATAGTTCAGCCAAAGCtcataaaaataacagcaggTTACCCACAAAACAACATTCATGCTGTGTAAAGAGTAAAAACCTGAATGCAATAATTTACAGATTTGATAAACTCAcaatagaacatagaaaacataataaatgtttaaactgagtaaaaggaaaacatttcaaaaaagtCTGGACAGGGCGTAGTATCATCTTTCTTttaaacatctgggaactgaggagagcAGCGGCTGGTATAAGTTTCTGATACAGGATTCTAACAGCTAACTGCTGGTGCAGCGCCGTGACTTTTCAACAGTGAAGCCACGCTTCTGTAACATCTCCAATATGGAGTTTAGCGTTGTCTTGGTAAAAAAATGCAAGGCCTTTAATTGGAAAAGACTTAATCTGGATGAGAGCACACGCTGCTCTCAGCAGTGATGACTCCATAGGCACCAATGCACCTTCATACCATCAGGGACTAAACAAAGAGCTAAAAAAACCTGAATGGTCCCTCTCCTCTGTAATCCGGAGGATGTGGTGTCCATGTCCAAcaaaacagttttccactttgcctcagtccattttaaatgagctttggccAAGAGAAGATGGTGGCTTTATTGGATCATGTTCACATACGACTTCTTCTTTGTATGacagagctttaacctgcaaTTGTGAGCGACACAGTGAACAATGTTCATAGACAATGATTTCTGGATTTGCACCTAAGCTCATGCAGGGATTTCCCATGATTGGAAGGTCCGGGGTTCGACTcaactgaacagctaccctgaggtacccctgagaaaggtaccgtccctacacactgctccccgggcgctgcactggtggctgcccactgcttcactgggtgaatgggttaaatgcagaggaactatttccctatggggactaacacgcacactttacactttacttttacactttttactttacactttacacttCCATGACAGGCTCAAGGATCATGGTTATCCAGTATTGACTTCAGCgtgagatttctccagattctccgaatctttttattttatgtattgtaGCCTACAACTGTATGTCAAGGAACATGATTCTGAAATTGCTGTAAAATTTAAAGACTCTGTTTTTGCAAATTTGttctgagaaactctgcctctctaagaTCCTCTTTATATATCCcatcatgttactgacctgttgccagtTATCCTAATTAGTTACAAAATATTCCTTCAgcaatttctttttaataccACTTATTTTTCCACCCTTTTTCCCCTCAGTCCCAACTTTGAGATGTGCTGCCATTAAATTCTAAATTTTTTTCATAGAAAATCTTAAAACTGTTTGctatgttctattgtgaataaaatatcgATTTATGAGACTCAAAAGTCAgtgaattcttttttcttttttttttaaatgttccaacattttacagaatctgatttataaatgaataaaaaaggatTTTGAAATATGTGACTGAATTCTTACCTGGAGCTAAGGAAGACATTGGCTAAATGGAAAAAGCGTGCTCTGTACTTCACATGAAAAACAGAAGGCTCAAGTAGATTATACAACTTCTTGTAGAAATCAGGATAatctctgcaaacacacaacacGTGGTTTTGATTTATGTGATCAAATGTCTCCCATTTTACTGTAAATAATCTGATCTagtaaaagagacaaaaaaaaaaatgtgcttttcacTCACAGGTTGTGTTGATGTATGAGGACAAAAAGGCCATTGAGTGCTAGCAGGCTGATTGCCCCACCTGTTCGATGAAGACAAGAACCTGCTGATTACCATCACTTTATAGCAAAGCTGTAGATGAACATATGAAAGTGTTGTTTTTCCACCTTTCACATTCTGAAATAGTATTTTTGAacatctgatggtacttttgtGCTCATAATTCTATCAAGATTCTCAacaccaaaccatgacagagcctccaccgtgcttTACAGATGTAGACACTCACCTCATCCATACGCATTGACaattatttgaaataaaacttGTATTCATTACTTCATAAAATTTGTTGACATTGAcgttcagtccagttcttgtgtaatttagtATACTTCAaccttttctccttgttttgcTTCCTTAAAAACGGCTTCCTGAAAGTCCTCGTATGTCACTGAGACTCTTGGGTTCTGTGTCAAGTCTTTGTTGCATCctctcttttttcctatttcttaagaacATGATTTTCAGATGCTGTTCATTTGCCATGGATAGGTGTTTAAGCCTGCCATGTCTTGTTTTGTCCTccatttgtccagtttccttGAATATTTTTTAAGAACACACTGCATGCTATGCTGACATATGCCATGTTTTCAGCTAAAAGCATTTTGATGGAATTTTTCTAAGATTCAgctacaaaaatgaaaaacaaaaaacaaaaaaaacaacaaatgatttatttttgtgacCATGGTGCTAATAACAAAGTGCAGAGAGACAATTTAAAACAGGTTCTTTGCCAAGTTGTTTGTTATtcccagtgttggggagtaacggaatacatgtaccgccgttacgcatttaaaatacaaaatatgagtaactgtattccgttacagttaccgtttaaaaaggtggtattcagaatacagttactttgttgaaataaatggaacacactgcggtactttcctgtttcattttgtcgcgggtcaggactgtttcggttttgtttgacagctacgttctgttgttccaggcggcagcgttacggttgccatggttacagggcgacgctctctctctctctgcgactgtgtgtttcctgggtgacagagcgccttttcgttgttgttgttgttattgttgtgctaagctaacaggcagaatgctacaagtatagctctaaagaatgtagcctcatgggcagtgtagtccgtgctgcaggagAATGGACTGctatacacgttatgtgtctgtgagcgaggagggagaaaaaggcgagtggaaaggtacgagtgtcatcgaggaaaaacgggagctggaagcatgtaaatataataataaccactgcagccaagagagcctgacgagcccagttgtaagtaagctattaagactcgactgtacaccgtgttcgtgttttcctccgaaaacaataagttccgttggagcagcctttcaacgcctctctctgtctctcataagaaaagttgacccagacaacaaagtaaagctatttttcggctacgagccgacagggaccccgccgtattagtcagaggtccctttactacagttcggagtcgcggaccttcagtaatagtaataaatcacacagcaatagtacattcacgttgttgtaaaaagcatgataatatattaagtaatccaaagtattcagaatacgttactgtcattgagtaacgtaatggaatacgttacagaatacattttggggcatgtattctgtaatctgtaatagaatacattttaaaagtaaccttcccaacactggttattcCTCTGTAAATGATTAGGCAcatggactggactgaaaaaggTTAAAAAGCAGTCAGTGactaaagaaaaactttgaaagaccttcagagtGCTTGGAGAACTGCTGTtcaagttcatttaaaaaaaattacagtatgGAAAGTGTACATACTGCACAGCCCCGCCAAAAAGCATGTCACATAAAAACAACTTGAATCCACAAAGCTCtcaaatatttttcatgtttataGGATAGCTAGACAAACAGATACACGAGTCAGGTGACGCAGACGCGTTATACTCTGCGTGAGGTTAGGCTTGGGTCCGAGTGCAATAAATTTGGTCAGAGGGCATTTCACTATAGAGGTCACTATagtgaactggaaaaataatatTCTAACAACTACTTCCCCCTAGTGTTCGCTGATGTCCATGCACAAGCAGATATAATCCCAGTTGAAGtaagtaaaacaacaaaacactgttaaattctCATTAATCAATCTAAAACTAACAAAGCTAAAGAATCGCTTCACTGTAACTCTAATAATGAAATCTTCCTGTGTTTTTTATggagcatttacatttatgctgTAGACAATGTACTGTagcatttttgttgtgtttgtaccaaattaattatttaattcaaaatatttaaattttaggATTCTTTTATATTTCAAACACAGTCACTATCACTACAGTTCAGACTTCTAAAACTATCACAGACCAGATGTGAAAATACCTTAAAAGTTACAGATGTCAGTCGACCTCATGGTGAAGTACCGTCACCATAGAGCCACGAGCACACACATAACTTACCAATTTCATAGGCAGCAGTCAAGAAGTCGATCATGAGCGTGGGTTTGCTCATATACGGCAGAATGGAGTCATGTAGTATCACCAGGACCTTTTTATACATGCTGTTTGGCAACTACAATACAGACATCAAACATTAATGAGACATATCACAGAGcacaaaacagagaagagaCTGTTGGTCTAATCTACTTACCTTATACTTCAGAAAGCCAAGCCACATCCTCTCAAAGACACGCTTATGTTCCTGTGTGGCAGAAGATCTAATAGCATTCAGAAAACCTTTTTGTTGGCAAACAGAAATGTGAAGATTTGATTTAAAGTATTTTACTTACATGCAGCTTGGCAGCTTTCCAGTCCTCATGCTtggctgagaaaaaaaatgccattattgacttataaaaaaaaaaaaaaagtccccaaACTGGATTTTCTCCCTCTGCAGTGACATTTTATCATCACGACAAAAGACAGAGGGACTCCCACTGTGATTATCACATCTTAAAAAGTATTACCTTCCTGTTTGACCATAAAATTGGTCAGCTCTGACTCCTGGTTTGGCATGCTGATGCTGGACATGAGTGTGAACACATTGTTCTGATATACAGGCACCACAGCCTGGAAGGAACAAACAAGCAGTATTTAGCAAATCCCATAATGTCTTTAACACAGAAAGAAAGCATCCACGTAAACGTCTACAGCAGACAGGTGATGATTTCCTACCCCTTTGCTTTTGTCCATGACTTTGCCGACGTTGTCCCGGATGGAGCTCATTACATAATAGCGCACATCCTCCATCTCGAGAAACTCCTGGAACCTGGAGATCAGCAGGGAATTGTCTGTAGCTTTAGACAGAAGGTTGTCCACCAGTGCCTGGCagtacaagaaaaaagaaatatcagGAGGAGCCACAAATGACAAAGTGTATCTTTCGGGAAAAGCTATTTTTGCCTTGAGTAATAAGCTGAAAGAAGTACTTAAGTCACCCAAAAGAACACAGAAATTACTAATACTTATTAATCCTAGAAATCATAGCCAACATGCTACCTGGATCAGTTCCCTTGGGAAGCTGTAATGTTCACTCCAGTCCAAGTCCTCAAGAGGATGCAGTCCTTCTCCGGCAGCAAATTTCATCAGGCAGCACATGGCACTCTCCTGTATCCAAAAAGTTATCTAATcatgtatttttcttatttaaatgaatatcaTTGCCTCCCTCAAGTCCCCAAGAACTGCAAGCAACGTAATCAATTGCACAATGCAAAACTGTAAAAGATAACTTCCCGTACAACACAGAAACTTTCAACACGTCTGTGCAAAATAGATACTGAACCCCCAGCAAACATGTCTAATGTGAGCCTTTCGTTCTAACAGTCAGGTGGATAAAAAAGTGAAGACATgtattaatttgtttctcttaagTTTAATTAACGTGTGACGGAAGGAGAAGTCACAGAGAGACAGCTCACCTTGATGTCATACTGCTCATGGCTGAGGTGCTCTAACAGGATCTCAACACAACTGGTGTACCGGTGTCGCATAAATATCCGGTACTTGTCCTCGGCGCTGTAGCCCCCTGGACCAGACAAACCCAGGTAAATGGCGACAGGAGCAACACGCATACATCCACCTCAGAACTGCTGTTGGTAATCGGGTTACAATCGTATACTAACCGCTCAATGCGTCCTCCTCTCCAGGGAGCTTTCCCAAGAACAGCTCCTTCCTCTCCAGCAGCGCACAGAACAGCTCGCTGCACGCAGCGACTGCGCTGATAACCTCCTTCTCTTGTTCTGCCTGCTCACAAACACGAAGGAAACAAACACGTATACTTACTGAAAGCTGCCCAGCGGTGATCATGCTAAGGTTAGCTAAATGGCAAGGTTTTAGTACAGCGTGGATGTTTAGGTGTGGAAATTTATACCTGAAGGCTCTCGAGAATGTCGAAAACATCGTTGGCATGCTTTCTGCTCTCGAGGATACGCTCGACAGTTTTGCTGAGATCTACTTTGGCTTTTTTTGCActcttttctgctgtttttaccGAACTCACGTTGCGCTTTTTGGCCG
This Astatotilapia calliptera chromosome 7, fAstCal1.2, whole genome shotgun sequence DNA region includes the following protein-coding sequences:
- the noc4l gene encoding nucleolar complex protein 4 homolog — protein: MAPAKKRNVSSVKTAEKSAKKAKVDLSKTVERILESRKHANDVFDILESLQAEQEKEVISAVAACSELFCALLERKELFLGKLPGEEDALSGGYSAEDKYRIFMRHRYTSCVEILLEHLSHEQYDIKESAMCCLMKFAAGEGLHPLEDLDWSEHYSFPRELIQALVDNLLSKATDNSLLISRFQEFLEMEDVRYYVMSSIRDNVGKVMDKSKGAVVPVYQNNVFTLMSSISMPNQESELTNFMVKQEAKHEDWKAAKLHEHKRVFERMWLGFLKYKLPNSMYKKVLVILHDSILPYMSKPTLMIDFLTAAYEIGGAISLLALNGLFVLIHQHNLDYPDFYKKLYNLLEPSVFHVKYRARFFHLANVFLSSSHLPVYLVAAFAKRLARLALTAPPTALLIVLPFIYNLIRRHPSCRVLIHKPSAEDEPFEDPYLTDEEDPAQCRALESSLWEIKSLQKHYHPDVAKAALLINTPLSEQEDDISETLEVTTYELMEKDLKQPEIKSVPLEFETATRLLKGGGDVLGQHFCLA